A single genomic interval of Daucus carota subsp. sativus chromosome 1, DH1 v3.0, whole genome shotgun sequence harbors:
- the LOC108204344 gene encoding protein WHAT'S THIS FACTOR 1 homolog, chloroplastic has protein sequence MVTKLIKIQTLSLIKANNSITSTPIPHFSFIRSMTTSKRVQDRSEKKRIHDLEIATEKWKIISKVLFLIETMKQEPEQVISVRSLDQYRRQINLPKPHKISDFLRKSPKLFELYKDQRGVLWCGLTRQAEELVEEEERILEVTSEKAVEYVSRLLMMSIDKRLKLEKIAHFRRDLGLPYDFRKNWVYKYPDNFRVVKDEDEVEFLDLVSWNPCWAITELEKNVLGLSTLDESVKDHVPGLLSLAFPMKFPPNYKKIYRYGGQIDHFQKRVYLSPYADARELKAGSQEFDKRAVAVMHEMLSFMNEKRLVTDHLTHFRREFVMPQKLMRLLLKHFGIFYVSERGKRFSVFLTEAYEGSELIEKCPMAIWKEKVQKLIGYRGRKKKIETFDDLPDMEDRDLFESDSEEDIISIAPVHDETLNAYNDASHSDNSEMEIGDVCSAYKDT, from the coding sequence ATGGTCACTAAACTGATAAAGATCCAGACTTTATCACTCATCAAAGCAAACAACAGCATTACAAGCACTCCCATTCCACATTTCTCATTTATTCGATCAATGACAACCAGCAAAAGGGTGCAAGACCGAAGTGAAAAAAAGCGAATACATGACCTGGAAATAGCCACAGAGAAGTGGAAAATCATTTCCAAAGTGTTGTTTTTGATTGAGACAATGAAACAGGAGCCTGAACAAGTTATTTCTGTAAGATCACTTGATCAGTATAGGAGACAGATTAATTTACCAAAGCCTCATAAGATATCGGATTTTCTTCGAAAATCTCCGAAACTGTTTGAGCTTTATAAGGATCAGCGGGGTGTTTTGTGGTGTGGATTAACGAGACAGGCAGAGGAATTGGTTGAAGAAGAGGAGAGGATTTTGGAAGTGACCAGTGAAAAGGCTGTGGAGTATGTTAGCAGATTGTTAATGATGTCCATCGATAAGCGTTTAAAGTTGGAAAAGATTGCTCATTTTAGGAGAGATTTGGGGCTGCCTTATGATTTTAGGAAGAACTGGGTTTATAAGTATCCAGATAATTTTAGGGTTGTGAAGGATGAGGATGAAGTTGAGTTCTTGGATTTGGTTTCTTGGAACCCTTGTTGGGCTATAACGGAATTGGAGAAAAATGTTTTGGGTTTATCTACATTGGATGAATCGGTTAAGGATCATGTACCAGGGTTGCTATCGCTTGCTTTTCCGATGAAATTTCCACCTAATTATAAAAAGATTTATAGGTATGGTGGACAGATTGATCATTTTCAGAAAAGGGTTTATTTGTCACCTTATGCTGATGCTAGGGAGCTTAAAGCTGGTTCACAGGAATTTGATAAGAGAGCCGTTGCAGTAATGCATGAGATGTTGAGTTTTATGAATGAGAAGAGACTGGTTACTGATCATCTTACTCATTTTAGAAGGGAGTTTGTGATGCCAcaaaagttgatgaggttgttGTTAAAGCATTTTGGAATTTTTTATGTTTCCGAGAGAGGGAAGAGATTCAGCGTGTTTTTGACTGAAGCTTATGAAGGTTCAGAGTTAATTGAGAAATGTCCTATGGCTATTTGGAAGGAAAAAGTACAGAAGCTTATTGGGTATAGAGGAAGGAAGAAGAAAATTGAAACTTTTGATGACTTGCCAGACATGGAAGATAGAGATTTGTTTGAGAGTGATTCTGAGGAAGATATTATCAGTATTGCACCTGTGCATGATGAGACGTTAAATGCTTATAATGATGCTTCACATTCTGATAATTCTGAGATGGAAATTGGTGATGTTTGCAGCGCTTACAAGGATACATAA